One genomic window of Psychrobacillus sp. INOP01 includes the following:
- a CDS encoding DNA internalization-related competence protein ComEC/Rec2, which yields MLSLLLYKQFPILFIAFTLSIGIGSFFYTEHRIPVPPLEKSVTQITWTDTYRINGSTLRGFAISENKDKWYVQLKLESEQHKEVFTEHSIAGLTMNILSEETSNRPKAHMYAFDMDNYLKSNGSVGQLQITQYELIGKNTDFITFMAGQRFKMKQHIERHFPLSLQAEAEALLIGSREQMPTDMQNAYQTLGITHLFAISGLHVALIVWLIYEMMIRIGVRRETANWLLIIALPFYALLAGGAPSVWRSVSVTEIVLISMLFQRKIAIEDAFSLGIIGFVFLTPWIIFQIGFQLSYLAAFSLIYSSILLISSHSYLLQSFIITAVCQLIVYPILLYHFYEISISSFLANLVFVPLFSFLILPLNLLLLLLTFILPFFSEILFLVYEPVRGLLDLLILKLGTLPYQMWNPMRPAGGVVLLAYFSVVLLLVSFERKKNLFLGTLFFLVVVVIIQIGPYMDPSTRISFVNVGQGDCILIEMPYREQVIMIDTGGILRFDQEIWKQTSEPYEIGRQVVLPLLKGKGINTIDTLIITHADADHMEGAEEVLRGVKVKEIHITPGSAEKEVMDDLWGEIEKRRIPIYEKKAGDIILSDYFQFQYLYPLDETYGGNNDSLVLSMRNINFHGLFLGDLEEQGELDLVKHYTQALKQIDVLKVGHHGSKTSSNEQFLTLVQPSVAIIQAGFENRYGHPHPEVVERLEELSIPYLQTGTDGTIEVEINKSGEMFVTTP from the coding sequence ATTCTGTCTCTGCTGTTATATAAACAGTTTCCGATATTATTTATAGCCTTTACTTTAAGCATAGGAATTGGAAGCTTTTTTTATACGGAGCACAGGATACCTGTTCCTCCATTAGAGAAAAGTGTCACTCAAATTACTTGGACCGACACTTATCGCATCAATGGTAGTACTTTACGGGGGTTTGCTATATCGGAGAACAAGGATAAGTGGTACGTTCAATTAAAGCTGGAAAGTGAGCAGCACAAGGAAGTATTCACAGAACATTCGATTGCAGGATTGACTATGAATATTCTCTCGGAAGAAACCTCTAATAGACCAAAGGCACATATGTATGCATTTGATATGGATAATTATTTAAAAAGCAATGGCTCTGTCGGACAACTTCAGATTACTCAGTATGAGCTCATTGGAAAGAATACAGATTTTATAACCTTTATGGCAGGTCAGCGTTTTAAGATGAAGCAGCATATAGAGAGGCACTTTCCATTATCTCTCCAAGCAGAGGCAGAAGCCCTTTTAATAGGGAGTAGGGAGCAAATGCCCACCGATATGCAAAATGCCTATCAGACACTCGGTATAACGCATTTATTTGCTATTTCAGGTCTTCATGTAGCGCTAATCGTTTGGTTAATCTATGAAATGATGATTCGTATAGGTGTAAGGAGAGAAACCGCTAACTGGTTGCTAATAATCGCGCTACCTTTTTATGCTTTGCTTGCTGGAGGTGCACCTTCTGTATGGAGATCCGTTTCAGTAACTGAGATTGTATTAATCTCGATGCTTTTTCAAAGGAAAATAGCAATAGAAGACGCTTTTTCACTAGGTATTATCGGTTTTGTCTTTTTAACACCTTGGATTATATTTCAAATTGGTTTTCAACTCTCCTATTTAGCCGCATTTTCACTTATTTATTCCTCGATTTTATTGATATCAAGTCATTCCTATTTATTACAATCATTTATTATAACTGCTGTTTGTCAACTCATCGTATATCCTATTCTTCTCTATCATTTTTATGAAATTTCTATTTCTTCTTTTCTCGCGAATTTAGTATTTGTCCCATTATTTTCGTTTCTTATTTTACCCCTAAATCTTTTGTTGCTGCTGCTAACATTTATATTACCGTTTTTCTCTGAAATTCTATTTCTTGTGTATGAACCTGTTCGAGGGCTACTGGATCTTCTCATTTTAAAGTTAGGTACATTACCGTATCAGATGTGGAATCCGATGAGGCCCGCCGGTGGGGTGGTACTACTTGCATACTTTAGTGTAGTTCTGTTGCTTGTTTCATTTGAAAGAAAAAAGAACCTATTTTTAGGCACTCTCTTTTTTTTAGTTGTTGTAGTAATCATTCAGATTGGACCTTATATGGATCCCTCTACCAGAATTTCTTTTGTAAATGTTGGACAGGGTGATTGTATACTTATTGAAATGCCTTACCGAGAACAAGTGATTATGATTGATACTGGTGGCATACTTAGGTTTGATCAAGAAATTTGGAAGCAAACAAGTGAGCCTTATGAAATCGGCAGGCAGGTTGTTTTACCTTTGTTAAAAGGAAAAGGTATCAACACAATCGATACACTAATTATTACGCATGCAGATGCTGATCATATGGAAGGTGCAGAAGAGGTACTAAGAGGAGTAAAGGTAAAGGAAATTCATATTACTCCTGGATCTGCGGAGAAAGAAGTAATGGATGATTTATGGGGAGAAATAGAGAAACGGCGAATTCCAATCTATGAAAAGAAAGCCGGGGATATAATCTTATCGGATTATTTTCAATTCCAATACTTATATCCATTGGATGAAACATATGGAGGGAATAATGATTCACTTGTACTTTCCATGAGAAATATTAACTTTCATGGATTATTCTTAGGAGACTTAGAGGAACAGGGTGAATTAGATTTAGTGAAGCATTATACACAAGCACTAAAACAAATTGACGTATTGAAAGTAGGTCATCATGGCAGTAAAACCTCTAGCAATGAACAGTTTTTGACGTTGGTTCAGCCTAGTGTTGCTATTATTCAAGCTGGATTTGAGAATCGGTATGGTCATCCTCATCCAGAAGTGGTCGAACGGTTAGAAGAATTGAGTATTCCGTATTTACAGACCGGGACGGACGGCACTATTGAAGTTGAAATTAATAAAAGTGGGGAAATGTTTGTTACAACTCCATAA
- a CDS encoding ComE operon protein 2 — translation MERITWDQFFLAQSHLLALRSTCTRLAVGATIVRDRRIMAGGYNGSISGGDHCIDHGCYVVDNHCVRTIHAEMNALLQCAKYGITVSGADLYVTHFPCLPCTKSIIQSGISRLYYAQDYKNNSYAIELLNKAGVEVIHVPFDERKIDFLSDEKVALYAELISKLREKGASSEELEPYEMKVAELFGLTTSMEI, via the coding sequence ATGGAGAGAATAACTTGGGATCAATTTTTCTTGGCTCAGAGCCATTTACTTGCACTAAGAAGCACATGTACACGTCTAGCAGTAGGTGCAACGATTGTTCGTGATCGCCGAATAATGGCTGGAGGATATAATGGATCTATTTCAGGTGGCGACCACTGTATTGATCATGGATGTTATGTCGTAGACAATCATTGTGTGAGAACGATACACGCAGAGATGAATGCTCTTTTACAATGTGCAAAATACGGGATTACAGTGAGTGGTGCTGACTTGTATGTAACTCATTTTCCATGTCTTCCTTGCACCAAGTCAATCATTCAATCTGGGATCAGTCGTCTCTACTATGCCCAAGACTACAAAAACAACTCTTATGCCATTGAATTGTTAAATAAGGCTGGAGTCGAAGTTATTCATGTGCCTTTCGATGAAAGAAAGATAGATTTCCTTAGTGATGAAAAAGTTGCTCTGTACGCAGAACTGATTTCAAAGCTAAGAGAAAAAGGAGCAAGTAGTGAAGAACTGGAACCGTATGAAATGAAGGTGGCAGAACTATTTGGATTAACAACTTCCATGGAAATTTAA
- a CDS encoding helix-hairpin-helix domain-containing protein: MINLIQLFIQKYKKKLLLPVVVIGIILFISIQSFLKSATPKADSIQTIPLKNFTEEETIEYVEDPVVFVEVKGAVTKPGVYELSEGDRVLNAIEMAGGYLVSSNSKHINHAERVKDEMVIYVPEEGEEEEEETTLSISSSQSSLVNINNADATVLSTLPGIGAAKAEAIIAHREQVGAFKDNQDLMKVTGIGQKTYEKLEPLITVK, translated from the coding sequence TTGATAAATCTGATCCAACTGTTTATCCAGAAATATAAGAAAAAGCTATTACTCCCAGTAGTAGTAATAGGAATAATACTGTTTATCAGTATTCAATCCTTTTTAAAATCGGCAACCCCCAAAGCCGATTCCATTCAAACTATCCCATTAAAAAATTTTACAGAAGAAGAAACAATTGAATATGTAGAGGACCCTGTTGTATTCGTAGAAGTAAAAGGTGCTGTTACGAAGCCTGGAGTCTATGAACTTTCCGAAGGAGATCGTGTGTTAAATGCGATTGAAATGGCTGGAGGTTATTTGGTGTCTAGTAACTCTAAACACATTAATCATGCAGAGCGTGTGAAAGATGAAATGGTTATTTATGTTCCAGAAGAAGGCGAAGAAGAAGAGGAAGAAACGACGTTATCCATTAGTAGTTCACAATCATCGTTAGTAAATATAAACAATGCAGACGCCACAGTTTTGTCTACTCTACCGGGTATTGGAGCAGCTAAAGCAGAGGCAATTATCGCTCATCGCGAGCAGGTCGGTGCCTTCAAAGATAACCAGGATTTGATGAAAGTGACGGGTATCGGACAAAAAACGTATGAGAAACTGGAACCATTAATAACAGTTAAATAA
- a CDS encoding class I SAM-dependent methyltransferase, translated as MSTYEQFAYIYDSLMSDIPYNKYAEWIQQNAPLTTSRKLVDIGCGTGVLSIQFAKAGYEVIGVDLSDSMLTVAQNRSFENGTDITFICQSMADLEGVDEVDVAVIAIDSLNYLETLQEVEQTFKRLFAALNPNGQLFFDVHSLYKMDEIYPNGPFTYEDEQVAYLWHTEPGEEEHSIYHDITFFVRDESGYYERFEESHYQRTYSVETFKNLLEKVGFHSVKVRDDIFGKPTDEVDRWFIHAVK; from the coding sequence ATGTCTACGTATGAACAATTTGCTTATATTTATGATTCATTAATGTCCGACATTCCGTATAACAAATATGCGGAATGGATACAACAGAACGCGCCATTGACTACATCCAGAAAATTAGTTGATATTGGCTGTGGAACAGGGGTTCTTAGTATCCAATTTGCAAAAGCAGGATATGAGGTAATAGGTGTAGATTTATCGGATTCTATGCTTACTGTAGCTCAAAATCGAAGCTTTGAAAATGGAACGGATATCACTTTTATATGTCAATCAATGGCTGATCTTGAAGGTGTAGATGAAGTAGATGTAGCAGTTATTGCTATAGATTCTCTTAATTATCTAGAGACATTACAGGAAGTAGAACAGACATTTAAACGTTTGTTTGCAGCTTTAAATCCAAATGGACAATTGTTTTTTGATGTCCATTCTCTTTATAAAATGGATGAAATTTATCCAAATGGACCCTTTACGTATGAGGATGAGCAAGTTGCTTATCTTTGGCATACTGAGCCAGGGGAAGAAGAACATTCTATTTATCATGATATTACTTTTTTTGTTCGAGATGAATCCGGTTATTATGAACGATTTGAAGAATCCCACTATCAACGTACGTATTCGGTGGAAACATTCAAAAATCTTCTAGAAAAAGTAGGATTCCATTCCGTGAAAGTCCGTGATGATATTTTTGGAAAGCCTACAGATGAAGTGGATAGATGGTTTATCCATGCTGTAAAATAA
- the rsfS gene encoding ribosome silencing factor, producing the protein MTSSNSLVEIAYKAADDKRAEDIVVLNMQGVSLLADYFLICHANSDRQVQAIAKELEDQAFKAGFNVKRLEGFDEARWILVDMGDVVAHVFHKDERAYYNLERLWGDAPMIQVGQDA; encoded by the coding sequence ATGACATCTTCAAATTCATTAGTAGAAATCGCCTATAAAGCAGCGGACGATAAAAGAGCAGAGGATATTGTAGTATTAAATATGCAAGGGGTTTCTTTACTTGCTGACTACTTTTTAATCTGCCATGCGAACTCGGATCGTCAGGTTCAAGCAATTGCAAAAGAACTAGAGGACCAAGCCTTTAAAGCAGGATTTAATGTAAAACGATTAGAAGGTTTTGATGAAGCAAGATGGATTTTAGTTGATATGGGTGACGTTGTAGCACATGTATTCCACAAGGATGAACGTGCTTATTATAATTTAGAGAGACTTTGGGGAGATGCACCAATGATTCAGGTTGGGCAAGATGCTTAA
- the yqeK gene encoding bis(5'-nucleosyl)-tetraphosphatase (symmetrical) YqeK, producing the protein MKHEHLLEQMKSRMPEKRFIHTKGVAETAIQLAKMYGEDFDKAEIAGILHDSVKYADKEWLRSIIVSEKMNPLLLDFNHELWHAPVGSYVARTEFQITDQDILRAIEFHTTGRAGMSKLEKIIYVSDMIEPSRKFSGVDLLREKAKVDLEDAMTNCIKHSISFLIEKKQPVFPDSFHCYNDLIQQRGTVKE; encoded by the coding sequence ATGAAACATGAACATTTGCTGGAGCAGATGAAAAGTCGAATGCCTGAAAAACGATTTATACATACAAAAGGTGTAGCTGAAACAGCTATACAATTGGCCAAAATGTATGGAGAAGATTTTGATAAAGCAGAGATTGCGGGAATTTTGCATGATAGTGTAAAGTATGCCGATAAAGAGTGGCTAAGATCCATAATTGTTTCAGAAAAAATGAATCCATTATTATTGGATTTTAATCATGAATTATGGCATGCTCCTGTTGGTAGTTATGTTGCAAGGACAGAGTTTCAAATTACAGATCAGGATATTTTGCGGGCAATCGAGTTTCATACAACGGGTCGAGCTGGTATGTCCAAATTAGAAAAAATAATTTATGTCTCAGATATGATAGAGCCTAGTCGGAAATTTTCAGGAGTCGATCTTTTACGCGAAAAAGCAAAGGTTGATTTAGAAGATGCAATGACCAATTGTATAAAGCATAGTATTTCATTTTTAATAGAAAAAAAACAACCGGTATTTCCGGACTCATTTCATTGTTACAATGATTTGATACAACAGAGAGGAACAGTGAAAGAATGA
- a CDS encoding nicotinate-nucleotide adenylyltransferase: MRKKVGILGGTFNPPHIGHLIIANEVLHALKLDEVRLMPNATPPHKVIQNSVTAQQRLTMVELSIKEIPMLEIETIEIDQGGTSYTFDTMELLRKREPQTDFYFIIGGDQVEDLPEWYRIDELIQNVHLVGVPRPNKLLKTAYPIVTLEIPQIDLSSTIIRNRIANGETTRFLISDAVRDFIRKEKLYET; this comes from the coding sequence ATGAGAAAAAAAGTAGGGATTTTAGGTGGAACTTTTAACCCGCCGCATATTGGTCATTTGATAATTGCAAATGAAGTACTACACGCATTGAAATTAGATGAAGTGCGTTTAATGCCAAATGCTACCCCTCCTCATAAAGTGATTCAAAATAGTGTCACAGCTCAACAACGTCTGACTATGGTGGAATTGTCCATAAAAGAGATTCCCATGTTGGAAATAGAAACGATTGAAATCGATCAAGGTGGAACTTCTTACACTTTTGATACGATGGAGCTTCTTAGAAAACGTGAACCGCAAACTGATTTTTATTTTATTATCGGTGGAGATCAGGTGGAGGATTTACCTGAGTGGTATAGAATCGATGAACTTATACAAAATGTGCATTTAGTAGGAGTTCCAAGACCAAATAAATTACTCAAAACTGCATATCCTATAGTAACATTAGAGATACCTCAAATCGATTTATCTTCTACTATAATTCGAAATCGAATTGCAAATGGTGAAACTACACGATTTCTTATTAGTGATGCTGTTCGGGATTTTATCCGAAAGGAGAAGCTATATGAAACATGA
- the yhbY gene encoding ribosome assembly RNA-binding protein YhbY has translation MLTGKQKRFLRSQAHNLSPIFQVGKGGVNDAMIKQIGEALEVRELIKISILQNCEDDKHEVAEALVKGTKSELVQLIGLTVVLYKPSKNNKRIELPKASRA, from the coding sequence ATGTTAACAGGTAAACAAAAAAGATTTTTACGTAGTCAAGCACACAATCTATCTCCGATTTTTCAAGTCGGTAAAGGTGGAGTGAACGATGCGATGATTAAACAAATCGGAGAAGCACTTGAAGTTCGAGAATTGATCAAAATCAGTATTTTGCAAAACTGTGAAGACGATAAGCACGAAGTAGCAGAGGCGCTTGTAAAAGGAACAAAGTCAGAACTAGTACAACTGATTGGTTTAACAGTAGTACTGTACAAACCGTCAAAAAATAATAAACGAATCGAGCTTCCAAAAGCGAGTCGTGCATGA
- the aroE gene encoding shikimate dehydrogenase → MKKWFAVIGNPISHSLSPNMHDTWLKQLNIDASYIPIHVEQDQLEQAVESLKLLGCSGWNVTVPFKEAIIPFLDDVDDSAKGIGAVNTVVRTLDNKYVGYNTDGLGFIESLGYILPEHNILLIGAGGAARGIAHAFERLGFTQITIANRTLEKAIVLVDELQTGQALTLDEAENNLNKFDIIIQTTPLGMKSSEASLPIQLNRLKENAIVADIVYNPLVTPFIEEAKKYNVRTINGLGMLVHQGALAFSYWNGVIPDTDGMIQQLIEQIGGNYVNR, encoded by the coding sequence TTGAAAAAATGGTTTGCAGTTATAGGAAATCCGATATCTCATTCCTTATCACCTAATATGCATGATACATGGTTAAAACAGCTGAATATTGATGCAAGTTATATTCCTATACATGTAGAACAAGATCAATTAGAGCAAGCTGTGGAATCGTTAAAGCTTCTAGGATGCAGTGGCTGGAATGTGACTGTTCCTTTTAAAGAGGCGATTATTCCATTTCTTGATGATGTGGATGATTCTGCAAAAGGAATTGGAGCAGTAAATACAGTAGTGAGAACATTGGACAATAAGTATGTCGGGTATAATACCGATGGATTAGGTTTTATTGAATCCCTTGGCTACATTTTACCTGAGCATAACATATTGCTGATTGGAGCTGGAGGAGCTGCGCGCGGTATAGCTCATGCTTTTGAGCGTCTTGGTTTTACACAAATAACAATAGCGAATAGAACGTTAGAAAAGGCAATAGTATTAGTGGATGAACTACAGACAGGACAGGCATTGACTCTTGATGAAGCAGAAAATAATTTGAACAAGTTTGATATCATTATTCAAACGACACCACTCGGCATGAAAAGTAGCGAGGCATCGTTACCAATTCAGCTAAATCGATTAAAAGAGAATGCAATTGTTGCGGATATCGTATATAATCCTTTAGTTACCCCTTTTATAGAGGAAGCGAAGAAATACAATGTTCGAACAATTAATGGTCTAGGAATGCTTGTACATCAGGGAGCACTGGCCTTTTCATATTGGAATGGAGTAATACCCGATACAGATGGGATGATCCAACAATTGATAGAGCAAATAGGAGGAAATTATGTTAACAGGTAA